Part of the Streptomyces sp. RFCAC02 genome is shown below.
GGTCCACAAGTCCGACGACGAATGGCGCCGGGAGCTCAGCCCGGAGGAGTACCACGTGCTGCGCGAGGCGGGCACGGAGCGGGCCTTCACCGGTGAGTACACCGACACGAAGACCGTCGGGGTCTACAACTGCCGGGCGTGCGGCGTCGAGCTGTTCCGCTCGGGCGAGAAGTTCGAGTCGCACTGCGGGTGGCCGTCGTTCTACGACCCGGCGGACACCGACGCCGTGGTGACCCGGGCGGACCACTCGCTGCCGGGCCGGCCGCGCACCGAGGTGCTGTGCGCCAACTGCGGCTCGCACCTCGGGCACGTCTTCGAGGGCGAGGGCTACAACACGCCCACCGACCTGCGGTACTGCATCAACTCCATCGCCATCCGTCTCGACCCGCAGGAGCCGGCCGCCTGACGGCCCCCGGCTCCGCCGGCAGAGCCCTCACCGCCGTGGCGAGCGCCGCGGCGGTGAGGTGCGTCTCGGCCGTGCCGTGCCGGGTGCAGGCGTACGCGCCGGCGACGAGCCCCGCCCGTACGCAGGCGTCCGTGCCGCCGCCGTCGAGCCGGGTGTGCAGCCACGCGGCGACGAACGCGTCGCCCGCGCCGTTGCTGTCCACCACCGGATCGGGCGGCACGACGGCCGGGACGCTCCGCACCGCGCCGTCCCGGCCGAGGACGTGGCAGCCGTGCGCCCCGTCCATCGCCACCACCTGCCGTGCCCTGCCGCGCCGCAGGACGGCGCGCATCACGTCCCCGGTGCGGCCGCCGAGGGCCGCGGTGCTGAGGAACACCAGGTCGGGGTGGAACGCCCACGGGTGCGCCCGCTCGTCGTCGCCGTCCCAGTCGTGGAGGTCCGTGGACAGGGGCACGCCGCGTCCGGCGAGCGCGGGCAGCAGGTCGCGGTTCATGGGGCTGCGGGTCAGGTGCACGTGACGCGCCCGCGCGGCGTGGGGCAGGACGGCGCCGGGCGGCATCAGCAGGTCCGGCGGGTGGCGGCCGTCGAAGAACGAGAAGCGGCGGCCCGCCGCGTCCACGAGGTTCACGCCGCGCGGGGTCCCGGCGGGGGCCGGGAGCGCGTCCACGGTGACGCCGGCCGCCGCGAACCGGTCGCGCAGCAGCGCGCCCTGCGGGTCGTCGCCGATGAAGTCCACGAGCCGGACGCGCCGGTGCAGGGCGCGCAGCGCGAGCGCGACGGCCGTACCGGTGTGGCCGGCGACGTCCCGCACCGGCGGCACGAAGAGCGAGTCCCCCTCGGGGACGGCCAGGCCGGGGACCCGGACGATCGTGTCCACGCCGGTGCCGCCCACCACCAGCACGTCGTCCCCGCCGGGCCGCTCCCGCTCCGTGTCCGTCACGCGACCGATCGTAACCGTCCCCTCGGACACCGGGACCCGGGACCGGTCAGCCCGCCTTCGACCGGGTGGCGAGCATCTCCTGGTTCAGCCACCAGGTGCGGCCCCCGTCCGTGGACGCGTGGCCGGTCCAGCGGAAGGCGTCGGCGGAGATGTCGGTGAAACGCCAGCGGTTGAGGGTGCCGTCGGTCTCGGGCTCGCTCTCCAGGAGGATGTCCCGGCCGTCCCCGCCGCCGTGCAGCACGACGGTGACGCCGGTGACCGCGCCGAGCCAGTAGACGTGCCACGTGCCGGTGGCGGGGTCGGGGAAACGCAGGCTGGTCCCGATGCCCCGGACGCCCGGGGCGCCGGCTCCCGGGCCGTCGGTGCGCGGATAGGTGAGGACGTCCTGCACGGCGCGCCCGTCGAGGACCCAGCCGAAGGACCAGGTGCCGGGCCGCCGGGAGAGCAGCGTGCCGTCCTCGTCGTGGAAACGCACGTCCATGTCCCAGGTACCGACGAACTGGCCGAACAGGGAGAGGAGGCCGGTGTGGTCCGGGTGGGGGGCGTCGGCGGGCAGGTCGGCGAGGGCGTGGCCGGGTGCGGTGTTCATGGGGCGCTCCGGGGCGGGTCGGGCGGGCCGCCGGCGCGTCGCCAGCCGCCGGGGTAGTCGATGACCAGTCCGTGGCCGTCCACGGTGAGGTCGGCCGTGAACGAGGCCGACCGGTAGCGGTACGCCGCCTGGGTTCCGCCGGTGGTGAGCCGCGTGTACCGCTGGCCGACGGGGCGGACCTCCAGCGTGGGGACGGTCACGTAGGCCACGCGCAGGTCGGCCGTCGGCAGGGTGGCGGCGGCCAGCCGGTTGATGGGCAGCGTGTTGGTCAGCGGAGTGCAGGAGATGTCGACGTCCGTGCAGCCGGCCAGCTCCGGGAGCGGGCGGCCGTCTGCCCCGGTCCACGTGCCCCGGCCGTCGTGGGTGAGCGAGAGGTGGCGGTCGCCGCTCGGGCCGCTCACTCCCACGGACACGTGTCGCGGGTGCCCAGCCTCGTCCGTGGCCAGGTCGTAGCGCACGTGCGCGGTGCCTTCGGGGAGGGCGTGCACCGCCACGCTGGCGGCGTGGGCCGTGCCGTCGCGGTCCCGGGTCCAGACGATGTGCTCGATCCCCGCCCAGCGCAGCGAGGTCCAGACGACTTCCGTGCGCATGCCGTCCTTCCGTGGTCGTTAACCGGTGAATACTGTGGATAGTTAACAACGGGGTCGCACGGTCGCGCAACCGGTAACCTGGTTGGGTGGTTAACAACGGTGAGGGGCCTTCGCAGGACGCGCCCGGGGATCTCGAACGGGTCAGGGAACTGCTCAACACCTGGCTCGTCCCCAACGACACCCGGCGCCCGACCGACCTCTTCGACGCCTACGCCGACCGCCACGGCATCCCGCCGGACGAGCGCGCGGCGCTGCGCGCGCTCCGGGACGACCTGCGCGCCGCCGTGGAGCGCGAACCGGGGGCCGAGGAGCGCGTCACGGAGTGGATCGGACGGCTCGGCGTCGGCGTCGCCGTCACCGGCGGCGCCCTCGCCTTCCGGCACCCGGGCGGCCCGGCGGCGGGGACGCTCGGCACCGTCCTCGAAGCGGTCGCGCTGGGCCGGTGGCCGCGGATGAAGGCGTGCCCCGACTGCCGCTGGGTGTTCTACGACTCGACCAGGAACGCCGGCAAACGCTGGTGCCTGATGACCGCGGGCGGCCCGGACGGGCGGTCCTGCGGAAGCATCGCGAAGGTACGGCGGCACCGCAGGAAGCACGCCACCGGGACCGCTCCGTAGACCAGGGCGGCCGGAGCGGCCGAGCGCGTGCCGCTGTGCCGGAAAACAGATGGTGCGGCCGGGGGACGCACGGCCAGGATGACGCCCATGTGGAGCCACCTCCCCGCCTTCCTCGGGGCCTGCCT
Proteins encoded:
- the msrB gene encoding peptide-methionine (R)-S-oxide reductase MsrB, which encodes MEFKVHKSDDEWRRELSPEEYHVLREAGTERAFTGEYTDTKTVGVYNCRACGVELFRSGEKFESHCGWPSFYDPADTDAVVTRADHSLPGRPRTEVLCANCGSHLGHVFEGEGYNTPTDLRYCINSIAIRLDPQEPAA
- a CDS encoding carbohydrate kinase family protein; protein product: MTDTERERPGGDDVLVVGGTGVDTIVRVPGLAVPEGDSLFVPPVRDVAGHTGTAVALALRALHRRVRLVDFIGDDPQGALLRDRFAAAGVTVDALPAPAGTPRGVNLVDAAGRRFSFFDGRHPPDLLMPPGAVLPHAARARHVHLTRSPMNRDLLPALAGRGVPLSTDLHDWDGDDERAHPWAFHPDLVFLSTAALGGRTGDVMRAVLRRGRARQVVAMDGAHGCHVLGRDGAVRSVPAVVPPDPVVDSNGAGDAFVAAWLHTRLDGGGTDACVRAGLVAGAYACTRHGTAETHLTAAALATAVRALPAEPGAVRRPAPAGRDGWRWS
- a CDS encoding putative glycolipid-binding domain-containing protein, with amino-acid sequence MRTEVVWTSLRWAGIEHIVWTRDRDGTAHAASVAVHALPEGTAHVRYDLATDEAGHPRHVSVGVSGPSGDRHLSLTHDGRGTWTGADGRPLPELAGCTDVDISCTPLTNTLPINRLAAATLPTADLRVAYVTVPTLEVRPVGQRYTRLTTGGTQAAYRYRSASFTADLTVDGHGLVIDYPGGWRRAGGPPDPPRSAP
- a CDS encoding CGNR zinc finger domain-containing protein yields the protein MVNNGEGPSQDAPGDLERVRELLNTWLVPNDTRRPTDLFDAYADRHGIPPDERAALRALRDDLRAAVEREPGAEERVTEWIGRLGVGVAVTGGALAFRHPGGPAAGTLGTVLEAVALGRWPRMKACPDCRWVFYDSTRNAGKRWCLMTAGGPDGRSCGSIAKVRRHRRKHATGTAP